ATagcttaagcaataaaattgttagcagttgaaataaaaaagaaaatgtttatgttaagTCTCAACAGTTTCAAAAGACAAAACacttatttaactttttaaagcatgtaattaaatttaaaataaatttgaccAAACGTTTcttgaatttattgctgcgTTATGCtcgttttaatattaaaaacaatgttGCGATGAAattcttttacattttttttttcaacaatgaatttttttttcaaaatttttaaagcccAAAGAGTTTTGAAACTCTGAAATCGCATTCAGTTTGGCAAAGTTACAGCttgaaagttaaatatttctaaaattatttacttattcgcttaatattattaataaaaataaattttttttaattgtgccAGCATAACAACCGAATTGAATTTTTTCAGCAGAATTAGAGCTGAACAAATCAGAATGGCAATCAAGTCTGTAAACTTAACAGCGCTAGACGTAACAGCGTATGTTAGGCatctattaaataaaactacaaaGGCGAGgcaaacttaaatttgttttggctgcagcaACATTGAAAATCAGCAAAACTGTGACAAACTGCAATaaatctattaaaaaaaaaataaacaaatctcTGAGTCTATTGCAGCCAAATCAATCAAACACTTGCCATGAAGGCTTTAACTATGTTTATAGCATTTTCTCTGCTAGCAAATGTACtggcaaaaaatttattacctGCTTATGTATACCGTTCAATGAAGAAATGTAACGGTGCGCAGGTAAGTAAACTTACAAATTATGTgactaaattattataatatatttgtttttgttatacaGCCGTGCATTGATCAACTGTTGTATAGAAACATAATGCGTTTTATTATGttaaatacttataaaaattcataagTAACAGAACTTGAAATCAAATGCTGCGCGCTTTAATTTAGCATAAAGCCAAgccacaaaattttaatttcaactaaaagcaaaataaaaaaaaacacacacacaagcatacgCGGCGTTTTgtgcattataaattattcattaCAGTACGCCACGCCCTCAGCCCCAAAACGTCCCTGGAACGCTGACGGCTGCTCGTTTGCAcctaatttgatttttagttgTGCTGAATGCCACAGCGCGCGCTTTCCCCAGCTTTGCTGGTTACGACTCTGCGCAGCGCTTGTGGTTGCCTCCTGGcattcacacatacacacacacacacacacacacgcttgcGGATTGGCCAGTGTCTGttaagcaaagctgctgctgctgccttcttCATTCATTTCGAGACGGtcgcacaaaaaaaatgtctGTTATTTGGTCTCGGGTAGAATTTTTAGCAGTAATTAATGGCAActgtttgattaaaaaattccATTCAATTAGCCATAATTTCAACAGACTTGGCAGAGCTGACAGCATACGAGGGTAgctcattaaataaacaataaatggcataataaatggcaaacaaacttGAGCAAACAATTAACAGTAGCTCaacatgcaaatttaaatgctgcaaaattaattCGTGCTGTTAGCttagaatatatttaatgaaaaatgaaaatgttttaaatatattaagtatagCTTATAGTGAATGTTAGTCTATAGTGAATGTTAGtctattttaaaatgcaaatttaaatgctgcaaaattaattttgactagattagaaaatatttagtaaatgcaagctaaacatataaaaaatgtagagGTTTTGAAtagattaattaaattttagtttagcaCTGCACTAACGTTGGAACTGATTTGATTATACTAAATAgttagctaatttaaattggcAACTTGTGCTATTTGTTATTCAAATGCAGTACACGATTGATTTAACACTCTTCTAGTTAATAAGCGCTatgttaaaaatgcattaattatgttacaaaattaattttcaatagcttaaaatatatttagtaaatgcaagctaaatatataaataaaataaaaggctttgaatatattaattaattagcttcTCACTGCTATTTGTTAGTTGGAACAGATTCGATTATACTAAATAGttagctaatttaaaatttcaacttgtttacatattttttgtttatatacaaatctTTATAAGCAATGTGCTTTGTCTATTTCATTGTCAGCTTTAATCATGTCTCATGTCTGCGCAACTCTCTGGAGAATTCTGGTCTAGAATCtgtagcttaagcttgaaacgttaaattgcatttgcattttggcacAGGCAAGACAAATTGGCTAGAAGggtatttgaatttatattcaCTTATTTTTGCTGTGAGTTTGGGGCTTTGGCAATGCCAAATTGAATATTGGAAGTGCTGGCCGGCAACTTACACTGCTCATATTTTACATAGCTTGCAATCAATAGCGGATAAACACTCGACTCGTGCATTGTGTATACGACTGGTTAGCCAGCTCGTAGCTTGGAccatgcatatgcatgagccaataaagaaatcaacaaagcaaagagaaATGTAATGCAAGCCAAGCGGCAACTTGTTCAAGGACAATTGCAATAAGCTAGAcacagattttatttttattgtctgtATAACGCTTTGATATTCTATAGCTTATATAATTTCTATGCAGAATTGATTGCTGCAGTAGCACGCGGAAGTGTTTTCGAAAATTTAGCATATCCAATACGTTAAGTTATAAAATCGTAGCCAGCTCTAAAGCTGTAAGTCAATCAACATGCGCAACTTGAGCTTGGtaacaacgctgctgctgctgctgctgcttctagcGCAAACTGAAGCTAGAAAACTGAAGATAACGCTGCACGCTCAGCCGAGTGGCGAACCTGAAGATGCTTCAGCTGAGATGCAAAGTCGCAGGTTAACAGATGATAACGCACCAAGCGAACGTAGACTGATGTCTAGTGATAAATAtgaggaaattaaaaattgtaacgGCCGTGCGGTGAGTCATAAAGTCATTCATTTTGTtagcatataatatatttatatatttattgcagaaATGCATTGATAAACAAGTGATGGGTGCTCTAGCTGAAAATTTGGCTGATGTGTAAGcctaagcaataaaattgtaaacaatgcggcaagcaactaaataaataatttaatgcaaatattaatatgaaaataaaagaaattgttgcaacaaagcCATAGAATGAATTGTTTAAGTgtcaaacaaaagtttaaaactTCAAAAGGATTCAATTGCAACTTGCTATAAATTTCTAAAaggtttaatatatattaaatttatcataCATATTAGTCGCTAGTTTTAAAGCTAACTAACGCTAGCAGCTTGCcaaaatatatcaataataTTCGCTTTTAAAATTCcattgaaatataaaactgTCGTCATGCTTATTACAATTGATTTAAGCCATGACCATGTAAATGGCCCataaaacaattgccaaaaacACTTGAAAATGCGGCATACAAAATTCTGTTGGCAACTTTAGGGCCAAATAGTTTGGCTGCTGCCCACATAGTTAAGCTCGCTTTATGCTTTAGCCAAAGCTTCGCCATAaccataacaataacaacaacaacaacaacaagcaaaacgcTTTGGTCAACGTCAAAGTTTATGGCGGCTACTGTaaaccctttttttttatattgtggcTCGCTCATGTGCCTCATTAAACTTtgggcaacaaatttttttgcactcaacaaacagcaaagttttgcactaaatatttgcaaaaaaggGGCGGAGTGGGGGACTGTTAAATTATGGCGCACATACGCTCCATTAAAGTTGGgacaaatttatatgcaactaAGACTTGAGCATAGCTAAGGCTAGaagatattttaaaaattaaattgttatttagttATAGCAAAtccaaaatttttatttataaatcaacAAGCGCTGCCAACAATTTTACGACTTAATAGCCCCAGTGAGAGCCAAAGCCATCGAAGCTAACATGAGCAACACCAATAGCTGGGGAGTACTTCACATAGGCAGCGggagcagcaactggagcagcaTAGGCGACAGCGGGAGCAACAGCTGGAGCGGCATAGCTGACTGCTGGAGCGGCATAGCTCTTGGTGTAGACAGGAGCAGCGCTGTAGACAGTCTTGGCCACAACGGGAGCCACAGGCGCAGCATAGGaaacagctggagcagcataAGTCTTGGTCAGCGCGGGAGCAGCGCCATAGACAGTCTTGGTGACAACTGGAGCAGCATAGGAgacagctggagcagcagcagcggtgtAGACAGTCTTGGGCGTGTACACATTGTTGGTGGTGCGTGAGTCAATCTTGCTAACGCTCGAGTAGGGTGTGACCACATTCTTGGAGTAGGTGGAGACGGTGCCGCCAAAGGAGCGCACCACATCCTGCTGCGTGGTGCCCACAGCATCGTAATGTGGCTGCGCCAGCTTGTGCAccacaggagc
The DNA window shown above is from Drosophila busckii strain San Diego stock center, stock number 13000-0081.31 chromosome 3L, ASM1175060v1, whole genome shotgun sequence and carries:
- the LOC108600838 gene encoding cuticle protein 16.5, with product MAFKFVILSLCALLGAANAGLLAAAPLSYVAAAPVVHKLAQPHYDAVGTTQQDVVRSFGGTVSTYSKNVVTPYSSVSKIDSRTTNNVYTPKTVYTAAAAPAVSYAAPVVTKTVYGAAPALTKTYAAPAVSYAAPVAPVVAKTVYSAAPVYTKSYAAPAVSYAAPAVAPAVAYAAPVAAPAAYVKYSPAIGVAHVSFDGFGSHWGY